The Candidatus Hydrogenedentota bacterium genome window below encodes:
- a CDS encoding integrase core domain-containing protein — translation VIRDWMQWYNQERPHQALGYQSPVQYRAQQLTQVA, via the coding sequence GTCATTCGGGACTGGATGCAGTGGTACAACCAGGAGCGCCCGCATCAGGCCTTGGGCTATCAGAGCCCGGTTCAATATCGGGCGCAACAACTCACGCAGGTGGCTTGA